The following nucleotide sequence is from Synchiropus splendidus isolate RoL2022-P1 chromosome 14, RoL_Sspl_1.0, whole genome shotgun sequence.
ACGAGAATTACCCTCACTTCTCACAGCAGGGgcttccttcttcttcaggcACCAACACTGTCATGGATTTGCACCATCTTCCAGGATGGTGGCTGAGGAGCACCGCACCTCCTGCATAGCAAGTGTTGCAGGACGTTCGCCCTTTGTGTCACAGGACAGAAAGTCAGTGATCAGACCCTGCAGGCCGACACCGTACCGTAAAGCGTACTTTCTGTTTAGGAACATAAAGCGACTGTCGTGTCACTCTCCATCATGCCAAGTGTCGTATCgtatatttaaatgtgaaaacaatGGTGTGAATGATAATGGGAGCAATCCATCCGTTGATGCGGCTCATTCTGGGGCGATGGCAGGTTTCATCACGGAGCCCATACATCACTGGCGGTCAGTTAACTGCCTTAAAGCCGTCATTCATATTTCGGACCtcagggaaggagggagggggggattAAATGAGCATCACATTGTAAAGTGACAGCTATGTTTTATAACTCCCTCATCACTGTTGGGCGAGTCGATAAAGGTTTGAAGTGGATCCAATACATTTCTACCGTTCTATTGACGTGTATTTTAAGGATAAGAACATCATGATCATAGTTTGCACCAAGCATCACTCGCGTGAAAACCTCAGTTCATAACTGTTCATTTAATGTATAAGCTTCATTTAAGCCAAAATACATGTTTGTTTGTAAAGGTTACACTTGGctaattcaaataaaacaataaagtgGGGAGCAAGCTATTATCTGACACAAAAATAGTCATTCACATAAATGATCATAAATCCTAAATAATTGGTGATATTTTTGGAAACAACGGTCAATGTAACTATCTCCATGGTGAGTCTTTGTTGCTGTGACACTTTAATATCATGTTTCCATCAGGATTGAATTCTGACTCCCAATACACCGAGTGGTTATTATTCACGTGCAGAACCAGGCAAGTCACTATAGAATGAGAACAATGCACAAACCTGTCTTCTCACTCTACATGGTGTGAAGTGCGGTCGTGACTCCTTTGCCCTCGCAGTGAcgatgacgacgatgatgatgatgatatctCTCAGCTCTCTGGTGACAGTGATGGTGAACGAAGCTCCGTCCTCGCGGATGTGCTCAGAGCGGACCGGTGAAAACAGCCAGCCGCGAGTGAAGGCACCATCCTTCAGGATGCGACTGGATGCAGGATGCAGGTGCGTTTCCGAGGCTTCCCCCACAGTCACTCCAGGGACTCCATGCGCCCGAGTattgggaggaggaggaggaggacccggAGCTGTCCAGGTGCTGAGCAGAAGCTGCGGAGGCAGACGAGGAGAAACACCAAACCGAATGGAACCACCAGCCCGACGTCGTCAGCGCTGCCGTGTAAACGCCTGCGCTCGTGCGCCGCGCCGCCTCTCGCTCCAGTTCCCATCCATCAATTATCGCGATAACTGCGAAGTGGAGCGGAAACGAGACGCTGCAAATAGAGATGCTAATAGCTAATCCAGGTTTAGCATTGGAAGATCCAAGTAACGTGAAGTAGCTCAACACGAACGTCAAGAGAGGAGTGTATTTACAATAATAAACTGCACgacttttcttttcatcctcaGTTACGGTGGATTCATTCCCCaaaatgttgtttctttgagcattacattaattaaaaaaaaaaaaaaaaaaaaaaaaaaaaaaaaatatatatatatatatatatatatatatatatatatatatatatatatatacacacacacacactaacgtTTTAACTgaagaatatatttatttgatatgaatttaattttatattatgTATCTATTTCTAAAAGTTACTCGTTTACATTAACTACATTAGCaattaattaattttattttatttttaagtttatttcattcccacatcaaacatacaacaaGGCGTCTTATCAACTTGATCTGAAGTGTCGAATAAAAATTCTCATAATTTCTGTCCCTTTTTTAAAAGTTCCCCcgacatatttatatttatatttacatttatattttggtTTCTTGAATAAGTCCATGTTGACTCCTGTCAGCAAGTTTAAGTGATTAGAAttagagtcagaatcagaattttatttattgccatggtcagtgggtagCCCACTAACTGGGAAAGTGTttgggaataaagtgctgacataagaaatgaaataaaataaaataaaataaaataaaataaaataaaataaaataaaataaaataaaataaaataaaataaaataagacaacaaaggctgatcacgaattcaacagtctgacggccgaggggaagaagctgttactctgacgggaggttctggtctggatggaccgtagcctcctgccagagggaagaggaacaaacagtccatgtccagggtgagaaggatcgactctgatccgacctgtacgtctctgggtcctggagacatacaggtcctgaaggggtggcaaccgatcaccttctccgcagaacgtacgatgcgctgcagtctgctcttgtccctggaggtggtgctgttgtaccagacagtgatggaggaggtgaggatggactggatgatggctgtgtagaactccaccagtaaCTTTGTTGGCAGTCGTccttctctgctgggccttcctgatgagggacctgatggtcggctcccatttgaggtcctcagtgatggtggttcccaggaagcagaaggagtctacaataggaatgggtctatgaccatctccactgtcttctgggcgttgagctccaggttgttgtggctgcaccaggacaccagccgctccacctccctcctgtaagccgactcatctccatctgagatgagcccgatgatggtggtgtcatccgcaaacttgatcagcttcatggactggtggctggaggtgcagcagtcggtgtagagggagaagagccatggagagagaacacagccctgaggagacctgatGTTGAGGGATTAAGAATATGAGTGAAGGTAAGTATTGCAGAACAAGTATTGATTCTCCGAAAATTCCAATGAAATCCCTTGTCAgataccaaaatacatttgggagGAACTAAGAAACTTCTTTTCTGGAGCATGGGAAGAGGGCAGTGCACCACTAGGGGTCGATCTCTCGCCCTGCTTGCAAACACATTCACTACATTCCGACTGTTAACCAGCAAACCCACAGAAAGAAGACACAGTGACTGTTATTCTACAGGAACGGTTGCGTGCCGACCTTCAGGAGCAGTTTGACTCGGAACAGCGTGTTCTCTCAGTCTCATCCACTATTGTCCCTTGGCTTCTTCCAACACCACAAGATGGATGAATCCAAAATCAATCAATCATGAATGAAGTACTGGCGAGTATTTTGATGAGCTTCAGAAAAAGCTCTCTCGTGAGTCAGAGAACAATGGATTATTTGTCGCCAGATCTTGGCCGGTGCTTAAAATTTTGGCCCCTCCCACCACAGAAAGTGCCACCTGTGATTCAGTATCCAGCAGCTGAGCTTCATCTGTGGAGAACAGTTCCCCAAAAAGGCAGCAAAGAACATTCCTGTCTTGGCACTGACAGGGAAACTCTCACCTGACAGCTCCTCCAATCCAGTAGATGAACCGAGATAGTGCAGCTATGTTATCAGTGCAGGGAATGTTTTCATAGTTCATGTCACCCATTCATGTTTTCCTGTCGGCTGCGACGGTGCCTCCTCATGAGGTTACCTTATATGACCTTTGTCATAGAGGAGGTGACTGGTTCTCcaacttgtttatttgtgtccAAACCAGCTGGAACTGCAGCAACCctcacaggtcaaaggtcaccccAACAAGAAGAAGCTGCTCATAAACAACAAATTGGTTGAGACGGAAATCTTGCAACAAAAGTGCCAGTGATTCCTCTCATTCCTGTTGTCAGAGCTTCAAGCCAAAAGCTTCAATTGAAACGTCCTTCCAGGTGAGTGGAGGATTAGTGGTGGTAGTACTGGTAATAGAGGAGTGAGGGAAGCAGTTTAGAGCAGGTTCAGTCAGTCGACTCAGCTGGTGAGTGAAGGCTGTGACGGTGACCTTCGGCTCAGACCTGTGTGGGTGCAAAGTGACGCTGTCTTCATGTTGAAATGTTCCATGACTTTGGCGCCGCTTCCATGGCATGACGCAGCCAGCAGGTGAAACTCTGACGTACTTGTCGTGTTGCCTTCTACAAGTGGACAAACTGCAATCACGACATATTTTTGGAGGCGGAAGAAGCGCCACGCCCACCTCAGCCCCAGAAAAGAGAGGAAGTTATGTGAAGTAGTCTGAAACGTGCGCGGACGACGACAGTCCAGCAGGTAAGGATTTGATCTCTGGATTTATGGACAATAGATTAtggcagagaggaggacaagtggTGTCGGATATTCTACTAAGCATATTGAGCAGCTACTTTCTGACCCACAAATACACACTGAATGGTTAAAACTGGACCTTAAAACGAATGCTCTCAATAGGAAATGCAGCTGAGGTATGCAGTGTTAATCGATGACATAgttatttgaaagaaaatatcaCAGTTTTTTAAGTAAAAAGTTGGACGATATTTCATGTGAAAGATGAAAGCACAACAATAGGAGGCGACTTCATTTAAGAATCCTCTTCTGAAGATCATCTTTTACAATAATTTAATCCAGTTTAACACACATTATTATAGAagaagcattttttaaattaatttttcttactaaaataaaatgctcTTTTATCGAGAGATTAAGAGAATTCATTTGAGACTGTTggttatttgtatttattgattgaATAGAACATACATTCAACTATGtgcttcaataataaaatacatagattttgttgtttgttgccaaggagtgaacaaaaagaaaaagtctttcCAGTGAATATAATAAATCAATTCCAATAAAATAACTCTGCAAAAGTGGTTAATCTGACTGgttataatgaataaaaataatagtaattaaTAGTGTTAAagcctttgttttctttgaaaaaaaaattctgacatCATGAATACAGTAAAATCCTCTTGCTTCACTTGCTTTTTATCTCCTACTTTTTAATCTCTAACTCTAAACaaatttattaaatattttttaaatatatgtataaaaattaaataggttaaattatatatgtattttcagattttttaaattaattattttttattatttatcatgactgaaatattttagattcagtcattcagtcttttttttaaataaatattttagtttttatggAAGAATTTCATgtcataaaaagaaataaaaggagATTTTATTTCAACACTGTTGCTGTTTGTTGACAGGAGCGATACCTTCCCGTCCATTTGAGGAAGCAAGAAGTGAATCCATCCTGATGATGTCAGGTAGTGAACAGATGATGAGTGTTGACCCCGCCGTGTTCTGACACTAAATGCTGTGACCCCAGACCACGGCGTCCCGTGTAACGGAGAAGAGGCCTCCTACTGCATGAACGGAGGGACCTGCTTCAGACTCACCTCCATGAGCGCGCTCTCCTGCGTGTGAGTGACCTAAATATCACACATGACGCGGCGTGTGGGAAGTTTGCTGAAAGTTGCTCTCCCCGACTGCAGGTGCAACGAGAATTACAAGGGCAGCAGATGCGAGCATTTCCAGctcttcaccacctcctccagcggCAACACCGTGGGGTTAATTGTAGCCCTGGTCCTGGTCGCCGTCCTCATCTTAGTGGTGCTGGCCTTTGTTATCTACTTCATACACAAGTGAGTACATTATGGATTGAGGACGGCGGCTAAGAATAGCAGCAGGGTGGTGTGAGGAGTGGGACTTTGCTCTGGCTTACAACCATCTCCCTGTGCAGGATGCTGAAGGAGAAGCAGATGCAGAGCCAACAGAGCAGCCAGACGCAGTATTGGAAAGTAAAGCCCAGAGTATGACCGTTTCCTCTCCTGTGAGGATGCCAGTCTTGGAGGCTGGACGCTGCAAATTCCCACCATTCCATTCATGCCTGCCGCAGACCAGTCCAACCCAAAGACACGCTGGGCTCAAGCGCACAAAGGCTGACGTCCAGTCGGATCCTGCTCTGACGCGCCGCTCTCTTTACTTGGTGAAAGTGTTTTATGTAACGGTATTTATTTGTGCAGAGCTCCGCTGCCGGCACaaacctgtttttcttttatcccTTGTTTTTACCGATTATGAGAGGAATGACCACAGTCCTAGAAAGACCTCTCCTCCATTTGTGCCACGATAAACTTaaatgaggagaaaaaaggagagagagagccagcacTTCCAGAAGGTTCTTCTGAATGAACTCTGGCATGGAAATGGCTTCACAGCCTCCAGACGGGAGTCTAAGTTGCACAGTCACACTGTGagatatcaataaaaaaataaaaagataattTGGGGAATATTTTTAGATCTATTTTTTAAGATGtaagttgaataaaacatgtttttctaatttaaaaaagtcataaaaaaGCTCTGTAATGGTTTCCTCCTGATTTTCTAGCGAAAAAATGTATAAGAAAAtagaaacaagaaaataataaatcataaaaagtcaatataaataatttataaataacataaataggTCTGAAATAGTTTCCGCCAATAAAGGCCAATAACTTTGCAATTCATTCTTATCAATAGCCAATGTCATTATCTTGAGTCGGCAAAATGAATAACATACTAAAACACATACTGTCATACTTATTTACACAATCGAGTTGTTTGCGTTTGTCTCGATTAATGCAGGTTTCAGGATACAAAAACAACTTGCAGTTTTGTGTGAAGCTCAGCGTATTAATAGACACCGTGGGCCGCTATTTATAGGTTCTTCTGAATACAATTAAAGTGcaaattaaaatgcatgtaattgTGACACGATGCTCGCACACAGCTTTGGTGACCCACATTCTGTCTGACAATGTTCATCCGACTGCAGTCCAAAATGAAAGAATCATCGTTGTCATGTAGTTCATTCATGACggcttttattttacaaaaactGTAGTCAAAATTAggtttcattaaataaaaaaatgcggCAGCTGGAACGTGAAGACAAGATGAATCAGACTGGACCAGTTCTAAATGGCAGAATATGCAACACGCTTCACAGATTTAGACGGATTTAAAAGTATGATTTAAAAAAGGCAAGTTGTTTTTTCATATGGCTCACCCTAGTGGCAAGTCCTATAACAGCGCAAGTGAAATGATCTTTCAATAAATACACCATTAAAAGGCGGAtggggaaaaactgaaattcatTTTCTTGAAAATTAAATTGTTAAAAACAGCTCATACGCTCATATGCTTTTGTCGAACTCATGGGCGATTTTGAAGGCAGTGCTTTTGAGGCCGACTCCCTGCACGTTCATGAGGATGGTGACCACCACTCCGCGTGGAAGCGTTTGTCCGTCCAGGGCTTCATCGGTGGGCAACACCAGGAGGACGCTGCTGGCCCCGACGGCGCCCCCTGTGTGAGAAACAAAGCACCTGCGCCTCTTGCACTGCCCGTACTTGTGCTTCTCCTTCACGACCATCCAGCCTTGAGCGTAAAGATGATCCTTGTTGGAGTTGGACTCGGTCCGGTCCACAGCCTCCCACAGCTCCTGAATGGTTTTGGGTTTAAGGAAACCCGGCAGCAGGTTTTTGGGGTCCTGCAGTTGGGCGACCTGGTAGCTGTAGAGAAGCGCGTTCCCGAACAGCAGCAGGTCCTCCACGTTGGACAGGAAGCCACCCCCAGCCCACTTGTAGGAGTTGTCCACGTAGGGGCAGTTCACCACCCGCCCCTTCTTGTTGACGTGATAGAATCTGTGGACGCGCAGAGATACACACTTCTGTTCTGTGAAGCCGCAGCGGTGCCGCGCGTGTTACTCACCTGGATCGATGGTAAATGATGGGGTCGTTCTGCTCCGCCACGGTGTGGTCCATCCCCAGCTCGTAGAACATGCTCATCATTAGATCCAGGAAGCGCTGACCCGAGGCCCGCTCCATCACCGCGCTCAGAAGAGTGAAGCCATGAGTGGAGTAGAGAAACGTGGTTCCTGCAAACAAAAAGTCGATTCAGAACAGTGAATCCTGCAGATGCTTTCATTTTGCACCTGGCTTGTAGATGAGCGGGTCGTCCTTGAAGAGGTCCAGCGCctggatgacattttcaaagtTGTCCTTCAAGTAATACTCCTCCTGTTCAAACTCTTTCTTCGCCTGAGCACTGTTTTCCTGGGTGTTCGGTTTGCTCTCAGCAgagctcttctcctcctctgtctcctgaGCGGGCGGCTTCAGCGGCCGCTTGGCTTTCTCCCTCACCTTCCTGCCGTCCTTCTCGTAATGTCTTATTCCACTCAGGTgggacagaagcaaacgggggGTGATGGTGACCTGCAAGAGGATGAAAAGACTGAGCACAAAAGAAAGGATGAAAGACTAGGTATTAAAGTCGACTGACATCCTGGCCGTCAAACTGCTTCACAGGAAACTCCGGCACATATTTCTGGACCGGAGCATCCAGGTCCAGTTTCCCTTCTTCACACAGAAGTGCAGCAGCGGCGGAGGTGAGCGGTTTACTGATGCTGGCGATTCTCATCACAGTTGTTGGGCCGCACGGCACGCGGTTCTCCAAGTCGGAATAGCCAAACCCTGAAGGGTCGATTCAGAATTTCAGTAGGACAACATTATAATATtagtaggggtgggattcgattaaaaaaattaatctaggagacaggaaaggttttacacctcaatatgaagaaaaaacagtcagttaaatggagctaacgggacacgtctgcatacagaggctgcgttatacacaataacaaagcgcgtcgtgggtcagctggtcggtccgcgcacgttatgttttttccagcttatttcgggggcgttccagttctggattttcgttcgaaatccgaagcaaaaaaaatctcgaaatctttgttcaaactccgggacgttcgaaaacactgtatttgccacaagaagccacatttctcaatttgaatgaatttggtatatttcTGGACCgaatgaaacatttaaacaacaaaatattgtttattttgcatcagtttgacaatggcacaataaatcacgatggtggctatattcaagtttttatatcaccttatttaaactaaag
It contains:
- the LOC128770382 gene encoding pro-neuregulin-4, membrane-bound isoform-like — protein: MMSDHGVPCNGEEASYCMNGGTCFRLTSMSALSCVCNENYKGSRCEHFQLFTTSSSGNTVGLIVALVLVAVLILVVLAFVIYFIHKMLKEKQMQSQQSSQTQYWKVKPRV
- the lactb gene encoding serine beta-lactamase-like protein LACTB, mitochondrial isoform X1, yielding MSQLCVLNRAILVSRCTERLKQRSLWFQRQQRLHVEGPNPAAAACSKRRSKSWLWLCGLGLGVAVAVGLKTNREKANVPCGDGENLRIGGYEAAIEASRELLKRIQVGTRDDAEVGAPGLVVGVSVNGHQVWSEGFGYSDLENRVPCGPTTVMRIASISKPLTSAAAALLCEEGKLDLDAPVQKYVPEFPVKQFDGQDVTITPRLLLSHLSGIRHYEKDGRKVREKAKRPLKPPAQETEEEKSSAESKPNTQENSAQAKKEFEQEEYYLKDNFENVIQALDLFKDDPLIYKPGTTFLYSTHGFTLLSAVMERASGQRFLDLMMSMFYELGMDHTVAEQNDPIIYHRSRFYHVNKKGRVVNCPYVDNSYKWAGGGFLSNVEDLLLFGNALLYSYQVAQLQDPKNLLPGFLKPKTIQELWEAVDRTESNSNKDHLYAQGWMVVKEKHKYGQCKRRRCFVSHTGGAVGASSVLLVLPTDEALDGQTLPRGVVVTILMNVQGVGLKSTAFKIAHEFDKSI
- the lactb gene encoding serine beta-lactamase-like protein LACTB, mitochondrial isoform X2: MSQLCVLNRAILVSRCTERLKQRSLWFQRQQRLHVEGPNPAAAACSKRRSKSWLWLCGLGLGVAVAVGLKTNREKANVPCGDGENLRIGGYEAAIEASRELLKRIQAEVGAPGLVVGVSVNGHQVWSEGFGYSDLENRVPCGPTTVMRIASISKPLTSAAAALLCEEGKLDLDAPVQKYVPEFPVKQFDGQDVTITPRLLLSHLSGIRHYEKDGRKVREKAKRPLKPPAQETEEEKSSAESKPNTQENSAQAKKEFEQEEYYLKDNFENVIQALDLFKDDPLIYKPGTTFLYSTHGFTLLSAVMERASGQRFLDLMMSMFYELGMDHTVAEQNDPIIYHRSRFYHVNKKGRVVNCPYVDNSYKWAGGGFLSNVEDLLLFGNALLYSYQVAQLQDPKNLLPGFLKPKTIQELWEAVDRTESNSNKDHLYAQGWMVVKEKHKYGQCKRRRCFVSHTGGAVGASSVLLVLPTDEALDGQTLPRGVVVTILMNVQGVGLKSTAFKIAHEFDKSI